A stretch of Mauremys reevesii isolate NIE-2019 linkage group 25, ASM1616193v1, whole genome shotgun sequence DNA encodes these proteins:
- the LOC120390850 gene encoding keratin, type II cytoskeletal 6C-like encodes MYLQPCTPSAGGSRRSYSSCSAIGAGGGGGGRVRHSYSSYSSRGFGGGGRCAGFGSRSLHNLGGGTRISYGGGFGCRGGGFGGGFGGGAGGYGGGAGGFGGVPCGFGGGAGGFGGGAGGFGGGAGGFGGPGFGPGFGPGFGPGRPAGIQPVHVDPSLLQPVNVDIDPHIQQVKTHEKEQIKVLNNQFASFIDKVRFLEQQNKVLVTKWELLQQQGGVIIKKDLSPLFENFIQSLRRKLEGLQNQKGQLQSELENMQQYVEDYKRKYEEEINKRTAAENEFVVLKKDVDNAYMGKVELETRVNNLTDEINFLRYVFDEELSQLQTISRDLSVVVSMDNNRHLDLDGIIQEVRNQYEVIAQRSRAEAEAWYQSRYEELQSTAGRHGDSLRNTKTEIQELTRAIQRIRAEIESVKKQITQLQASIAEAEEKGELAIRDARTKLDELERALQKDKADLANLLKEYQDLLNVKLALDIEIAMYRKLLEGEESRIAGGGHVNVSVIGGGGGGGVIGGGFGGGSGGGICGGGFGGGFGGGSGGVICGGGLGGGGGFSSGSGVVVCGGGYGGRTVGGGGFSSGSGRGYGGGGICSSGGSSVVRRCTTSFSTKSGSGGY; translated from the exons ATGTATCTCCAGCCATGCACTCCGTCCGCTGGAGGCAGCCGAAGGAGCTACAGCTCCTGCTCTGCCATTGGTGCCggtggaggaggtgggggcagagtcaggCATAGCTACAGCTCCTATTCCTCCAGGGGCTTTGGAGGGGGCGGACGCTGTGCAGGGTTTGGCAGCAGGAGTTTGCATAATCTAGGCGGAGGTACCAGGATTTCTTACGGTGGAGGATTTGGGTGCAGAGGTGGTGGCTTTGGTGGTGGGTTCGGCG GTGGAGCGGGCGGCTATGGAGGTGGAGCGGGCGGCTTTGGAGGTGTACCGTGTGGCTTTGGCGGAGGAGCGGGCGGCTTTGGCGGAGGAGCAGGCGGCTTTGGCGGAGGAGCgggcggctttggcggacctggCTTCGGACCTGGCTTCGGGCCTGGCTTTGGACCTGGCAGACCTGCAGGCATCCAGCCCGTTCACGTTGACCCAAGCCTACTGCAGCCGGTCAATGTGGATATTGACCCCCATATCCAACAAGTGAAAACTCATGAGAAGGAGCAGATCAAAGTCCTCAACAACCAGTTTGCAAGCTTCATCGACAAG GTCCGGTTCTTGGAACAACAAAATAAAGTTCTGGTCACCAAGTGGGAACTCTTACAACAGCAAGGCGGAGTAATTATTAAGAAGGACTTATCACCCTTGTTTGAGAATTTTATCCAAAGCTTGAGGAGGAAGCTAGAGGGACTCCAGAATCAGAAAGGACAATTGCAGTCAGAACTGGAGAACATGCAGCAGTATGTTGAGGACTACAAGCGCAA GTATGAAGAAGAAATCAACAAGCGCACAGCTGCTGAGAACGAGTTCGTGGTGCTCAAGAAG GATGTGGATAATGCCTACATGGGTAAAGTAGAGTTGGAAACAAGGGTGAATAATCTGACTGATGAAATCAACTTCCTGAGATATGTATTTGATGAG GAATTATCTCAGTTGCAGACGATCAGTCGTGACTTGTCAGTGGTTGTATCCATGGATAACAACAGACATCTAGATTTGGACGGCATCATTCAGGAAGTCCGAAATCAATATGAGGTGATCGCTCAGAGAAGCAGAGCTGAGGCAGAGGCTTGGTACCAGTCTAGG TACGAAGAGCTGCAGAGCACAGCTGGAAGACACGGGGACAGCTTGCGCAACACCAAGACTGAGATCCAAGAGCTAACGAGGGCTATCCAGAGAATCCGGGCTGAAATTGAAAGTGTGAAGAAGCAG ATCACACAGCTGCAGGCTTCCATCGCCGAGGCAGAGGAGAAGGGCGAGCTGGCCATCAGGGATGCTAGGACAAAACTGGATGAGCTGGAACGTGCCCTGCAGAAAGACAAGGCGGATCTGGCAAACTTATTGAAAGAGTACCAGGATCTGCTGAACGTCAAACTTGCCCTGGATATCGAGATTGCCATGTACAGGAAACTGCTGGAAGGAGAGGAGTCCAG GATAGCCGGAGGTGGCCATGTGAATGTCT CTGTCAttggtggaggtggaggtggaggagtCATCGGGGGTGGATTCGGCGGCGGAAGCGGAGGCGGCATCTGTGGTGGTGGATTCGGCGGAGGATTCGGCGGCGGAAGCGGAGGAGTGATCTGTGGCGGTGGATTGGGTGGAGGCGGAGGATTCAGCAGCGGAAGCGGAGTTGTCGTCTGTGGTGGTGGATACGGCGGCAGAACCGTTGGAGGTGGTGGCTTCTCTTCTGGAAGCGGAAGAGGCTACGGAGGTGGCGGCATCTGCTCCAGCGGCGGTTCCTCGGTCGTACGGCGATGCACCACGTCTTTCTCCACCAAATCCGGTTCAGGAGGGTACTGA